Part of the Triticum urartu cultivar G1812 chromosome 2, Tu2.1, whole genome shotgun sequence genome, AGTCACATTTCATCGTTTTGAACCTCCCACATGAGTTTCaccacatggtcatgttcaacaTATTGAGCAAACCTCTCAAAAACAGATTCTGCCTTAGGGTTCAATGTTTGGTCTAtcaattttttttttaaaaaaatctcATAGAATCCTCTGACACCCCTCTATCTAGTCGACATCCTCTCTTGGCCGGTAATAGTAAGAAGAGGGGTGAAAATTCTCCAAGGCCTGGCTTCACCTACTCATTTTCTGCACCCCCATTTTCTTCCCTCTCACAGCCTGTGGCACCTAAAATGTACCAGACACTCtcttcctctcttcttcttcctcgcctcGTTGGCATGCCATTTGTGCGCTACTACAGCACTGGGCAGAGCTCTGCCCGACCCCATCTTCCTCCCTGGTGCACCTCTCTTTCCCTAGTGAGCATCCTCCCGCCGCCTTTATCTTGAACCAGCCACGATCTTTATCTTGGCTAGCTACGCTGCACATTCGTTCGACTACGAAGCGTGATGCATCTTCGTTCAACTACAAGGCTGGGACTGATCACACTCGTGCCCCTTTTCTCAAGCCAGAAGGAACAGGCAACGCACGCCACACATTCCTGTCAGCGCCAGTCCCGTACTCCGGGCATGCAGCTCAGTTTGCGTCCTGAACCAGATTATTTCCGAGAACAGGCAGATCTCACACAACCGCAACCGGCACGACTGGATTTTAGTTTAAATACAGTATAAAACAGAACCAGCGCACATGATTGACGATGTGTGCGTTCCTAAACCGTATCCGCGTGCATTTCTTCCTTGTGTGCACACAGAACGTGTGCTCCCTGCTCCAAGCTCTCCAGAACGCCCTCGCGGATTCACACGGGCATCTCGGTGAGTTTTTTCATAACGTCCTGCATGTTTCGGATCAGCAGTTGCTTACGCATCGTTATCAGACAAGGACTTGGCGACATAACTGCATGTCTTCTCATTTATGTGTGAGTTGGATATGGGGAACATGATATCTTTGATGTAATTGCACAGACGTGTCCATCGTACCGAATTGCTCGTCTTCTCCAACTATCACTGAACAAACCATGCATGCGTGAGGGTGCCGTCCGTTTGGAGCGCGTCGGTGAGGTCCGTTGCCATCACTCTTCAAATGCTCCGTGAAGCATCTGTGATCCATCAGTCGGTCTAGTGTAGTAGGAAGGTTAGTTAGAAAACCATCGCGTTCAAGTGCGGCCAGTAGAAGCTAGGCAATCACATCCGATGTTGTAGAGGGCACGTCATGGGCAACCAAATTAAGAAGATGAAGACGACAATGACAAACATTGTTCCCAACCAGTAATGCGCCAAATCCACTTTATTTTGCCCTTCTGTTTTATTATGCCTAAGCGATGGAGGCCCATGCGTTTGGATGATACTAAATAGCTATGTCAAAGCAAGATGCAAAGCAGGGGAGCCGTCCGAGCAGAGGCTGGCAAGGATTGTTCTTCGCACGGAAGAAAAGTTCCTTGACTCGCTCCACTAGACCCCACGCACGCCAAGTCAGTAAACCTCATGCCTAGCCAAGGTCGACCTTATAAAAACACTTCGCCTACTTATTGACTCCACGTATTGTGTCTTTCTTGACTCGCTCCACAACTTTGAGTGAAACGCTAGCGAACCACATTGACATTGTTAATGTATCGCTGCTCGTATAAGAGTATCTACAACCGGACTTAGCAAACTCCACTCCCCTAATATCCACGGATACACCCGGGTATGCCCGCGGACGGAGCCGAACTGCCTGTTTGGCCTGCCGCATAGCCACACACCTCAAATGTGGATTCTCAAATCCATACAAGCCATGCGCATCTATTATACGACACAAATTCGTCACAATTCAACAATAGCAGGACAAAAATCTCCTGCCAATGTCCACTCCATTGCATACATAACAAACCTATGCACTGAAGTGCCCGCACGAATCCACCTTACGATCTGGCACAAAGTCACCGACAAAAGCATGTTGCGACATGCAACCAGACACATCCGGCAGGTCATCGTCTTGGGTTAAAATCCCATTAACCTTAACATCCAAGACACTACATATTTGAGAGGTGAGATGGATTTACCTGATTCTTGCCCCATTACACAATCGACGTAATCTTCGCCCACAGCTCATCGTCCTCCTCCATGTTCGCCCTGCCATCGACCATCCTTGGTACGCAGGTTCCACCCATCTACAAGCACACCGGTGAGAGATGGGTGAGAGACAGAGAGCGACGAGGGAGAGTCAGAGAGGGTTGTATGAAAGGGGTGAGATCGAGTGATGGCATGAGCTAACCTCAAGCCAACGGGTCGCCGCCGTTCTATACCTAAGTCGTCATGCTCAATGCAGGGCACCGTTGCCGCCAAGCTCTGGAGGGTTAGGGATTTCGAGGCCCCGATTCGGGATTGAGGGATTATGAACCACGATTGGGGCTTTTGTGAAAATAAATAAATCCAAGGTTTTTTTAGAAAATATCGTGCCACACACCCCAACCTCCGTCATCTGGTGACAATGGAACCCGCGCCATGCTGGCGTGCCTACTTCAAATGAGATAAGCACTCTATTTGCACGTGAAGGCCAAGTTTTTACACCACTTCAATATGTATACCATAACTTATAGCATCAAAGTGATTGTTTGCCCCAAGTTCTAGCAGTACCAATGCGATTGACTCTTTGTTTTATTATATATGCCTACCTAATGTTCGCCCACGCGTTGTGGTTTTGACTAGCTATATcaagctactccctccgtccgaattTATTAGGCCTTTTAGCATCACAAGCATGTCTTTTTTTATAGGGCCTCGCTTTGAAAAGGTACATGCATGCAACCATTTCATTGGTTGTATTGAAAGCCATTGTTGTTGGTGCCATGGCTGGCAAATTAATACACTTCATGCGTGCTTTTTTATTggctgcatgcatgtgagagagtgcATTGGAGTGGAATGAAAGAATTAATGTGAGCAAATTACTATGTGTCTTGGTTTAGGAGAAGTTGTTTTTAGGCCTAATAACACAGAGAGTACCTGCCAAGCAAGGGCGCACCTCGAGCAAAACAAAGTCATGTAGGGTTTGTAGACTTGACAACCCTCACGCTGTTATTACACCACGTCAAGGTCAACCTATAAATAAATAGTTCTCTCACTGTACTCCATGCAAATGTTGCTTGACCTGCTCCACCAGCTTTGAGATGCCACACAAACGAAGACCGTGCACACAGGGACAGAGCTAGGATTCTAACATAGgtgggggaggggagggggcgaGATTTTGCCACTACTGTGCGGAGAGAGAAAATCACGTGGAAATAGTCTAGGTTAATGAACTTAATCTTCACCAAAAGGAGAAAACAAATGTTTGGTAACGAACAATTCAATTTGTCATAAATTATTGCCAAGAAAGGAAAACAAATGTGAATAGCAATTCAAATGTTAATGAACCAAATCTTTCGACTACATAAGAGGATAAACAATGCAAAACCTTGTTTCACGAGTTATCACTAATCCCTAATCAAAATTTTAGGTATGAAGTTTCTGCAGTTCTAGTTCTGTAGTTCTAATTTTGAAAGATAAGCCCAGTACGAAAGACCAGAAGCAATCTAACCATTTTGCGTTGCTAGTTGCTGCTCATGTTGGGTGTGTGATCGGCCGGCAGCGCGTCCACGCAAGCATCGCCTCAACCTCTCCAGAATTTTGGTCTTAGATTGAAAGCTACTtcctctgttccaaaatatagGTCGTTTTAGCGAGCTATTTTAGCTTGCTAAAATGACTTGTATTATGAAACGAAGGCAATAGATTCATAGGGCTAGATCAAAACCGCCCTAGATGTCTGTGGCAGCTCGGCGAGGCAAAGAAAAGAACACGGCCTGACTTCGTTTATGTGAGCTTTTGAGCCTAGGTATAGATGGGCTTGGAGTTTAGCTGGGTTTTACGTGATTAGGAGGGCTAAATTAGTCATAGGTCGGGCTGTTAGTGGGAAAAATCAGATCatttggtggtggtggtgggcgcgcgggggggggggggggggggttctagCCCCCCCCATCGCCCCCTGGATTCGTCCCTGCGTGCACATATAAGCAGGTAGTCCAGCCATACCACGAGCTGATCGCCAACAAGACTCTAGACAACGAAGGTCGTCATCGCACATACGACAAACATTGACAAGGAAGGAAGGTCACTGGCACCACAAAAATCACAATATGCGACACTGGCAATCTCATGTTGTCCTCGCTCGTGGCGGCATAATCGGTTCACCCTGGTCCACCCAATCGTAGATTCGTAGGCGATGTTCGCCCACGCGGTCAGATTTTCAGTATATAGCTATATGAAAGCAGGGGAGGCGTCGGAGCAGAGGCTGGCAAGGATTGTTCTTCGCACGGAGGACAAGTTCCTTGACTCGCTCCACTAAACCCCACGCACGCAAGTCAGTAAACCTGACGCTGTCATGCCTACCCAAGGCCGACCTTATAAAACACTTCGCCTGCGTATCCACTTCCAGGTATCAAGTGTTTCTTGACTCGCTCCACCAGCTTGCATTGAGTGAAACGCATTGACACTGTTAAGATACTGCTGCTCACGTAACCAACCGAACCGAGCCATCGATCAAATGCTAGTTGACCAACGAACCTGATTCGGCAGCGCTAACGTACTGCCAACGGCCTAACCCACCGTACCTTTTCCAGCACCGCGACCAGGACATCCGGTAGCACGCACGCCACAATTTTTTTTTGCTTTTGCTTTTCAACACGCACGCCACTCATCATCACACTATTCCCCACCGCAATCCCCAACGCGTGACACAGCTTCCACCCCCCTGGATCGGAGCCGGGCCGGCACGGAACACTGCTCCCCTCCCCTCTCCTCGCACCGCACGCGCGCACCGGGTCCCAATCGAATCTCACGACGCACGCCGCCACCCGATCCCGATCCCACCGCGCCAGGAGCATCGCCCGAGCCGAGACCGGCCCCGTCCGCGTCCGCCCGGACAGCAACGCCCGCCCCGTCCGTATCCGGCACCCCCGAGAACCAGAGTCCCGACCGACACCGCCCGCCACCCCGACTCTCCCGCGGCAACGCCTGAAATACCCCGCCCCAGCGCCCGATCCCGCGAGAAAACTCGCCACCCGCGCCCGCGTGCGCTCCCCGTCGCTTGGGCTTGACTCCTAGTCTGCCTCGGATCGAGTAGAAACTTCCGGTGGTAGGTCGCCCCGGCTTTACCCCACCCGCCACCACCCCCGCCCCGCCCCCAAAACTGttctcctcctccgcctcgtgGAAGCCGACTCTCTTTCCGTGGGGAGCGAAGCGGGGCGGGCGATGAGGCCGGGGGCGCCAACGCGGAGCTCACCCACCCAGTCCACCGCAAGCATGTGGCCGGGCAGGTGAACTCCACTCCCCCGCTCTCCCCACGCGCCGCGCGGTTAAATTGCTCGCCTCCTCCACCCCGCAGACCGCAGCAGGAGAGGCCGATCGAGCCGCGGCGGCATGGGTCCCAACCTCAAGTACCGGGCTGGGCTCGTCCTCATCGTCGCCGTCGTGCTCATATGGGTCACCTCCGCCGAGGTCACGCAGGTATGCTCCTGCCAAGCCCAGCTTTTTCCATCTCCTCTTCCTCACATGCTTGCTGCTCCTTTTCTGTACTTTATCATTATTGTTGTTTATTCGAGGCCTCTGGATCTTGGCTGCTCTTGTTTGATAGTTTCCGCAGGCCTTTTGTATCGCATTTATTCTTCATCTGAATTGTTTAGTGTCATTGAGAAGTCTTTACTGCAATAGACAATTGTTCACGGTGGTGGGATGTTATGGCAGCGTGTAGAATACGACCGAGCCTGCGCATCGATATGTTTTTCTTCTAGTATTTTCCGACCTCGATTTGGTAGCTTTTGCCACCGGGTGTCCTGGAGAAATTTGCTGTACAAAGTCGTTGCGTGTGTGGGTAGATGTCTGTACAAATGGAAAAATTGCTGTGAATGCTCCATGGATGTGTGCATCTGTCAGCATTTCAGTCTTTGCCTTGCAAATGCTAGTTTGCTTGAGTTGGTTGCTGACACTTCACATCACCAATATCCGGATGATTGTAGGTGGTTGTGATATTCTTACTCACCTAATGCATCATTGCAAGGAACCTTACTTCAGTTTTGGCAATCAGTACTTACATTTTACTGAAGAGCACTACATGGACACACTCTACTAGTTCATCAGGAGAGCATATGCGTTTCACCCTTACATGAATGTTTGTTTTGTTCCTTTTGATAAATTTGTTGTTATCAATGAAGCAAATTTTAACTTGAGCATCTGAACTGAACCTCTGTGTGCAGGGGATTTTCGCTAACTACAAGCAACCATTCGCAATTACTTACTTGGGGGCCTCCCTTATGGTGATCTACATCCCGTTGGCATTTCTGAAGGATTTTATATACAGATTGCTGAGAAGGAATTCTGGAAGCAGCAAGGCCTCAAAAATCGCGAGCAAATCTTCATTTGGCGGTAGCGCTCCTCTGAAGAATGGTGAATTTCAGAAGATGCTGGAAATGGAACCACAGAAAACCGTGGTGATAAAAATTACTGATGTGGACATTCCTGTACTAGAAGAGACGAAACCACTCATCTGTGGAATTGGTGAATGTGAGGGTGGGGTTTTGAAGGAGCAACAGCTTTCCACCAAGGAGATTGCAATTTATGGGTTGTATCTTTGTCCCATATGGTTTGTCACAGAGGTAAATTTTCCAGTTATCTTGCCTGTTACTTATGATTCATGAAATAGTTTGGTTTCAGTCATACAGACAGTATTTTGATCGATACAGTTACTCATCTTCTCTTATGCTTTGGATGCAGTATTTGTCAAATGCGGCACTTGCAAGAACCAGTGTGGCAAGCACTACTGTACTATCTTCAACTTCGGGACTCTTCACCCTTTTCATTGGTGTGCTACTGGGCCAAGATTCCATAAATGCTGCCAAAGTTATTGCTGTTTTTGTTAGCATGGCTGGTGTGGCAATGACAACTATGGGCCAGACTTGGGCAACAGATGAATCAGAAGTAAGCAATTCAGGGTGAGTGGGTTTACCCTGGCAATTAAGCTTCTCAGCTGTGCATTGGTACCAACTGCCAAGTGGCTGTATACTGTCCATACCTAATTTAGCTTCTCACCTGTGCATTGGTACCAACTACCAAGTGGGCTGTATATTGTCCATAATTAGCTTCTCAGCTGTGCACTTGCTTTCTTTTTAGTAAAGATGGTTAGCTGCAATCAAATTATTTTTCTTAAAAAGGAGAAACTAAAAGCATTTGACATTCCTGTTTCATGGGGTAATTAATGAGGCTGTTTTTGGGGATGAACTCATCACTTTGCCAATTGTCTAATTCTTGAGCTTTACAACCACAGGGCCACACAGAGGACTCTTCTAGGAGACATGTTTGGTCTTATGTCAGCTATGTCATATGGTCTATTCACAGGTTGGTTATTGCACTCTTCTGTTCAGTTTGTAGTCCATTCACTGGTTGGTTGTTGCCTGATCCTGATTGTTTCACATCATTCCAGTGCTTCTCAAAAAGTTTGCTGGAGGAGAAGGATCAGAAAAGGTTGATGTCCAAAAACTGTTTGGTTTTCTCGGACTTTTCAGTCTTTGTCTTCTCTGGTGGCTTGGTAAGATTTTTCATTTTTGCACATTTTATTGTTCTAATAGTGCTCAGTATTCAAATATTCATTGATATAAATAGCATGTACTAAACATAAACTGCTGACATACAAGCCTTATGGCATTGGATGTGAGTCTCATCGGAAGCTACAGGGACTGGCTGTATTCACTCATTCATGACCCAAAATGTTCTGTATGTTGTGCATGCAAGTATTTTATTTGGTATTTTGGTCGAATCGTCAGGAATAGTTTTGTGTCGAGGTCCATATGTACTTTGCATGTATTTATAGTTTGTTCTTCCTGGTCTAAATATACCAATATGCTGAAGTGTTTGTATCTTTTCAGTGTGGCCATTAACTGCACTTGGCATTGAGCCAAAGTTTACAATGCCCCACTCAGCTAAAGTGGATGAAGTGGTGCTGGCAAACGGCCTTATTGGGAGTGTGCTATCAGACTACTTTTGGTACGCATTAAGAGAAGGCTAATGTTTTTTTTTTTACAATATTGCATAACTGCGGTGTTTTGACAACGTAACTTCTGCGCAGGGCTCTTTCCGTGGTTTGGACTAATCCCTTGGTGGCCACGTTAGGCATGTCGCTCACAATTCCACTAGCGATGGTTGCTGACATGGTCATCCACGGCCGACATTATTCAGCAGTCTACATTTTTGGCTCTGTCCAGGTATCTAACTCTTTTGCCCTGCATCTCAGAACTGTTTATTTTAGGTTTTGTTGAAAAGCTATAATTCTAACCACTTCTGATGCACAAATACTGACGAAAACTACTGTTATTATTTCGAAAGTTGAAATAGCTATTGCCTATTGGTATCCCCATGTTCAGTTCTCTGAACCTCTTTGCCTGCTCAAGATCACTCTTACTTGCATTTGCCATCTGTTTTACTCTGTTTACCTGTGCTGCTCTTGCAGGTATTTTCTGGGTTCGTCATCGCCAATCTTGCCGACCGCGTTTCACGTTTCTTAGGTCTATAGTCGTGAAATGTACAAGGTTGAATCGGAGTGTACATCTGGAAGGTTGGGTAGGGTTAGTAACGAAGTGTACATTGGGTGTTTGGGTTAGTTAGTTATAAGGACAGCTCTGTCTTCTCTGTAAATCATAAGGATGGGGGAAATGGCACTGCAGCTCTGTTTCCTTTTTACCTTCGGCCCCCTTTACACGCAGGAATGGATAATTTTGGTGTGGTGGAATTGAAACAGTGAAAGCTTAGCATACGTAAGGAACATTATGAATTTATGATGTCGTGGCAGACCTTTGAAACTGTAAATTCTTAGCTTTTGCTATGCTATGTTAACGCCTGTATAGCGCAAAAAATTTCAGCGCTCTCACAGAAAAAGAAATTAAATAATCTTTGAGCACCATACTTGATGTGTGATGGGACTACACTTCAAGATAAAAAATCGTAATAATGAAAGGTTATGTTTTTTTAGGGGATCAAATGTTATGTGCATGCCTAGTTAACAAACCCTCAGCGCCGGTTAAGGGCAATCTTcctttttttttgagacaaaggGCAATTTCCCTAAACGGTGCCTGCAGCCGCGTTAGGTGGGCTGGCCCATTTTTCTGTTTCAGTCTGTATGTTTTTTTTTCTTCAGGGTGGGTCCAACCACTGACCTCCTGTATCAAGGCGCAATGCGCTAACCAACGGGCCGCTCAAGCTTGTCTGATATTTTTCAACATTCTCATTATTTTATTACTTCTacttttcctttcctttttccgtttctccttttcttttcctGGTTTGATGAACATTTTCTGCCAAATTGATGAGCTTTTCTCTAAAAGTTGATGAATTATTTTTCAAATttccatgattttttttaaatttgatGAACCTTTTTCCTATTCAATGAACTTCTGTAAAagtcgatgaacttttttcttcaaatcgatgaacttttttcattttttgatGATCTTTTTTCTAATTTGATTAAAAAAAATTCAAGCTTGGTGAACTTTTGCCAATTTGGATGAACCTTTTCCAAAttggatgaacttttttcaaattgataaactttttccaaattggatgaacttttttcaaattgatAAACTTTTTCccaattcgatgaactttttttaaatttGGTGGACTTGTTTCATATTCGATGAACTTTTTATCAAAactgatgaactttttttcaaactCACAAACTTTTTCCCGTTTTGAGtttttttcaaattcatatatcttTTTGAGTTTGCGATTTTttcaaaatatattatttttttAAATGAACTTCTTTTGAATTCGTGAACCTTTTCGATTTGGTGAACATTTTTGTGAATACGCGAACTTTTTTTGCATGT contains:
- the LOC125540095 gene encoding uncharacterized vacuolar membrane protein YML018C; amino-acid sequence: MGPNLKYRAGLVLIVAVVLIWVTSAEVTQGIFANYKQPFAITYLGASLMVIYIPLAFLKDFIYRLLRRNSGSSKASKIASKSSFGGSAPLKNGEFQKMLEMEPQKTVVIKITDVDIPVLEETKPLICGIGECEGGVLKEQQLSTKEIAIYGLYLCPIWFVTEYLSNAALARTSVASTTVLSSTSGLFTLFIGVLLGQDSINAAKVIAVFVSMAGVAMTTMGQTWATDESEVSNSGATQRTLLGDMFGLMSAMSYGLFTVLLKKFAGGEGSEKVDVQKLFGFLGLFSLCLLWWLVWPLTALGIEPKFTMPHSAKVDEVVLANGLIGSVLSDYFWALSVVWTNPLVATLGMSLTIPLAMVADMVIHGRHYSAVYIFGSVQVFSGFVIANLADRVSRFLGL